From a single Deinococcota bacterium genomic region:
- a CDS encoding ABC transporter permease yields the protein MALSLAGFHRFLRRATGHGLIVTGGLIILVFGIIALAGHRLAPYDPMAMDFTARFAPPSLEHPFGTDDFGRDILSRILHGARVSFQVAFIAVTISATFGVFLGALAGFYGRWLDELVMRVMDILFAFPAVLLAITVMAILGRGVGNAMIAIAIVYIPIFARVTRGSVIAVRGLEYVSAARALGQGDGRIILQHILPNALAPIIVQISLSLAFAILAEAALSFFGLGTQPPDPSWGRMLAEGRAFLQEAPWMGVFPGLAIMVCVMGFNFLGDGLRDLLDPALKNALR from the coding sequence GGGCGGCCTCATCATCCTCGTCTTTGGCATTATCGCCCTTGCCGGTCACCGGCTCGCGCCCTACGACCCTATGGCGATGGACTTCACCGCCCGCTTTGCCCCGCCCAGCTTAGAGCACCCCTTCGGCACCGACGACTTTGGCCGCGACATCCTCTCGCGCATCCTCCACGGCGCCCGTGTCTCCTTTCAGGTGGCCTTTATCGCGGTAACCATCTCCGCGACCTTCGGGGTCTTCCTGGGCGCGCTCGCCGGCTTTTATGGAAGATGGCTCGACGAGCTGGTCATGCGGGTCATGGACATCCTCTTCGCCTTTCCCGCGGTCTTGCTCGCCATCACCGTCATGGCGATTCTCGGGCGCGGCGTGGGCAATGCGATGATCGCCATCGCCATCGTCTACATTCCCATCTTCGCCCGCGTCACGCGCGGCTCGGTGATCGCCGTGCGGGGCCTCGAGTACGTCAGTGCCGCCCGGGCGCTCGGGCAGGGAGACGGCCGCATCATCCTCCAGCACATCCTCCCCAACGCCCTCGCGCCAATCATCGTCCAGATCTCGCTCAGCCTGGCCTTTGCCATCCTCGCCGAGGCCGCCCTCAGTTTTTTCGGGCTGGGCACGCAGCCGCCGGACCCGAGCTGGGGGCGCATGCTCGCCGAGGGCCGCGCCTTTCTCCAGGAGGCCCCCTGGATGGGCGTCTTTCCCGGCCTCGCCATCATGGTCTGCGTGATGGGCTTCAACTTTCTCGGCGACGGCCTGCGCGACCTCTTGGACCCAGCCCTCAAAAACGCCCTGAGGTAG